TACCCGCCAATGCAGCGACACTTGCGCCTGCTTTCTCACTGCCAGTAAGAGAAACCCCCTGTACGCGCTTGTCTGAGATAACCAGTTCAGATTGACCCGATGAAATAAACAAATGCTGGACCAAACCTCTTGGACACCCTGCATCTTCGAATAACGCGGTGATAGCTTCGGCACATTGCGGAACATTGGATGCATGCTTAAACACGACACTGTTGCCAACCATGATGTTTGGCGCGATGAAACGAATGACTTGATAGAACGGGAAGTTCCATGGCATGACGCCGTAAATCGTACCTAGAGGTAGATTTTGAATTTCAGCGCGACCAGTGGCTATCTCATCAATCGGCTCAGGCGCTAGAAATCGTTCACCATGCTCAGCGTAATAACGACAAATTTCGGCACACAAAGGGATCTCGAGAGCCACACCTTGACCATGAAGCTTACCCATTTCGGTAGTCATCAGTGTCGCATACTGCTCCGCTCGCGCCTCTAGAAAGTCAGCAACCTTAGATAAAAGCGCCGCTCTCTCACTGTGCGAGGTGCGTCGCCATCCTCTGAAAGCAACATCTGCATTCGCGATTTTTTCGATCACTTGGCGATCTTCTAAAGCATCGAAGGTTTTCTCAATGCGATTCGTGTATGGATTCAGAGTTCTAATACTCATTGTGTTTCTCCGTAGGGACTTGGGGGATAAATCTCTTCATGAGACCTTTCGGCAGGCTCTTCGATGCCCGCGTATTATTTATTATTTGGTCAACATACACGGGGAAAACGACAAGAAACAATCATACAAATAAGCAACAATTTGAAAACAAAATGGCTATTCAAATGTTTTATTGAAATTGCAGATGGGTAAAGTTAATCCACTAATATCATAGTGTTAGATAATAAATGAAAATGATAAGTCGATTACGTTGCTCACGTCCTTTGCCTGACGTCACGTTATTTACAACCAATTTAACGAAGTAAGAAACAACGGAGTAACACTTGATTTACATCAAAGAATACCAAACGACTATTGCCTAAGGTGGCGGCTGTTAGTTGTAAACACTGTGTAAAAGAATTTTATGTACACGCTTCTCGTCAAAACCCATGTCACACTGGCATTACTCAGCTTCATCAGTTTTATCATCCGAGCCTGGTGGGGCTTTAGTCACTCAGCTTTGGTGGAAAACAAATTCGCACTCGTCATCCACCAGATCCTGACTGTGTTCATGCTTATCAGCGCAGGAACACTTTGCATCATGTTAGATCAGTTCCCATTCGTTAATGGCTGGCTTACAGAGAAGCTAAGCCTGTTTATTGTCTACGCCTTTAGCACGATGCTTTTGTTCCAGCTGACACTTAAACGACGCATTAGAGTGTTACTCATGCTAGTGACATGTGGCATCTGGTTAACCATCTTTACGATCGGTAAAGCACACACTCCACTTTTGTTCGGCTAAATAGGTGCGCTTACACCGCTGTCGACCACTGAGATTCAAGAGAGGCGGATTGAACGCAGTTACGACCCTTT
This is a stretch of genomic DNA from Vibrio maritimus. It encodes these proteins:
- a CDS encoding SirB2 family protein; this translates as MYTLLVKTHVTLALLSFISFIIRAWWGFSHSALVENKFALVIHQILTVFMLISAGTLCIMLDQFPFVNGWLTEKLSLFIVYAFSTMLLFQLTLKRRIRVLLMLVTCGIWLTIFTIGKAHTPLLFG